A region from the Cervus elaphus chromosome 10, mCerEla1.1, whole genome shotgun sequence genome encodes:
- the TRAF7 gene encoding E3 ubiquitin-protein ligase TRAF7 isoform X2, translating to MSSGKGARYNRFSGGPSNLPTPDTAGTRMETTFGPAFSAVTTITKADGTSTYKQHRRTPSSSSSLAYSPRDEEDSMPPISTPRRSDSAISVRSLHSESSMSLRSTFSLPEEEEEPEPLVFAEQPSVKLCCQLCCSVFKDPVITTCGHTFCRRCALKSEKCPVDNAKLTVVVNNIAVAEQIGELFIHCRHGCRAVGGGKPSVFEVDPRGCPFTIKLSARKDHEGSCDYRPVRCPNNPSCPPLLKMNLEAHLKECEHIKCPHSKCTFIGNQDTYETHLETCRFEGLKEFLQQTDDRFHEMHVALAQKDQEIAFLRSMLGKLSEKIDQLEKSLELKFDVLDENQSKLSEDLMEFRRDASMLNDELSHINARLNMGILGSYDPQQIFKCKGTFVGHQGPVWCLCVYSMGDLLFSGSSDKTIKVWDTCTTYKCQKTLEGHDGIVLALCIQGCKLYSGSADCTIIVWDIQNLQKVNTIRAHDNPVCTLVSSHNMLFSGSLKAIKVWDIVGTELKLKKELTGLNHWVRALVAAQSYLYSGSYQTIKIWDIRTLDCIHVLQTSGGSVYSIAVTNHHIVCGTYENLIHVWDIESKEQVRTLTGHVGTVYALAVISTPDQTKVFSASYDRSLRVWSMDNMICTQTLLRHQGSVTALAVSRGRLFSGAVDSTVKVWTC from the exons ATGAGCTCGGGCAAGGGCGCCCGCTACAACCGCTTCTCCGGGGGGCCGAGCAACCTTCCCACCCCAGACACCGCCGGG ACCAGGATGGAAACCACCTTCGGGCCCGCCTTTTCGGCTGTCACCACCATCACGAAAG CCGATGGGACCAGCACGTACAAACAGCATCGCAGGacgccctcctcctccagctccctggCCTACTCCCCGCGGGACGAGGAGGACAGCATG CCGCCCATCAGCACGCCTCGCCGCTCCGACTCGGCCATCTCTGTGCGCTCCCTGCACTCCGAGTCTAGCATGTCCCTCCGTTCCACGTTCTCGCtgccggaggaggaggaggaaccg GAGCCACTGGTGTTCGCCGAGCAGCCCTCGGTGAAGCTGTGCTGCCAGCTCTGCTGCAGCGTGTTCAAGGACCCTGTGATCACCACGTGTGGG CACACCTTCTGCCGAAGATGCGCCTTGAAGTCAG AGAAGTGCCCCGTGGACAACGCCAAGCTGACGGTGGTGGTGAACAACATCGCGGTGGCCGAGCAGATCGGCGAGCTCTTCATCCACTGCAGGCACGGCTGTCGGGCGGTGGGGGGCGGGAAGCCCTCCGTCTTCGAGGTGGACCCCCGAGGGTGCCCCTTCACCATCAAGCTCAGCGCTCGAAA GGACCACGAGGGCAGCTGTGACTACAGGCCCGTGCGCTGCCCCAACAACCCCAGCTGCCCGCCCCTCCTCAAGATGAACCTGGAGGCCCACCTCAAGGAGTGCGAGCACATCAAGTGTCCCCACTCCAA GTGCACGTTCATCGGGAACCAGGACACATACGAGACGCACCTGGAGACGTGCCGCTTCGAGGGCCTGAAGGAGTTCCTGCAGCAGACAGACGACCGCTTCCACGAGATGCACGTGGCGCTGGCCCAGAAGGACCAGGAGATTGCCTTCCTGCGCTCCATGCTGGGCAAGCTCTCGGAGAAGATCGACCAGCTGGAAAAGAGCTTGGAGCTCAAGTTTG ACGTCCTGGACGAAAACCAGAGCAAGCTCAGTGAGGACCTCATGGAGTTCCGGAGGGACGCGTCCATGCTGAAC GACGAGCTGTCCCACATCAACGCGCGGCTGAACATGGGCATCCTTGGAT CGTATGACCCGCAGCAGATCTTCAAGTGCAAGGGGACGTTCGTGGGCCACCAGGGCCCCGTCTGGTGTCTCTGCGTCTACTCCATGGGGGACTTGCTCTTCAGCGGCTCCTCCGATAAGACCATCAAG GTGTGGGACACGTGTACCACCTACAAGTGCCAGAAGACGCTGGAGGGCCATGACGGCATTGTGCTGGCCCTCTGCATCCAGGG GTGCAAGCTCTACAGTGGCTCGGCCGACTGCACCATCATT GTATGGGACATCCAGAACCTACAGAAGGTGAACACAATCCGGGCCCACGACAACCCGGTGTGCACACTGGTGTCGTCACACAACATGCTCTTCAGCGGCTCCCTGAAGGCCATCAAG GTCTGGGACATCGTGGGCACTGAGCTGAAGCTGAAGAAGGAGCTCACCGGCCTCAACCACTGGGTGCGAGCCCTGGTGGCCGCCCAGAGCTACCTGTACAGTGGCTCCTACCAGACAATCAAG ATCTGGGACATCCGGACCCTCGACTGCATCCACGTTCTGCAGACGTCTGGCGGCAGCGTCTACTCCATCGCCGTGACCAATCACCACATTGTCTGCGGCACCTACGAGAACCTCATCCAC GTGTGGGACATCGAGTCTAAGGAGCAGGTGCGGACCCTGACAGGCCATGTTGGCACCGTGTACGCCCTGGCAGTCATCTCGACGCCAGACCAGACCAAGGTCTTCAGCGCGTCCTATGACCGGTCTCTCAGG gTCTGGAGTATGGACAACATGATCTGCACGCAGACACTGCTGCGTCACCAGGGCAGTGTGACTGCACTGGCCGTGTCCCGGGGCCGGCTCTTCTCCGGAGCCGTGGACAGCACTGTGAAG GTGTGGACTTGCTAA
- the TRAF7 gene encoding E3 ubiquitin-protein ligase TRAF7 isoform X1 produces MSSGKGARYNRFSGGPSNLPTPDTAGTRMETTFGPAFSAVTTITKADGTSTYKQHRRTPSSSSSLAYSPRDEEDSMPPISTPRRSDSAISVRSLHSESSMSLRSTFSLPEEEEEPEPLVFAEQPSVKLCCQLCCSVFKDPVITTCGHTFCRRCALKSEKCPVDNAKLTVVVNNIAVAEQIGELFIHCRHGCRAVGGGKPSVFEVDPRGCPFTIKLSARKDHEGSCDYRPVRCPNNPSCPPLLKMNLEAHLKECEHIKCPHSKYGCTFIGNQDTYETHLETCRFEGLKEFLQQTDDRFHEMHVALAQKDQEIAFLRSMLGKLSEKIDQLEKSLELKFDVLDENQSKLSEDLMEFRRDASMLNDELSHINARLNMGILGSYDPQQIFKCKGTFVGHQGPVWCLCVYSMGDLLFSGSSDKTIKVWDTCTTYKCQKTLEGHDGIVLALCIQGCKLYSGSADCTIIVWDIQNLQKVNTIRAHDNPVCTLVSSHNMLFSGSLKAIKVWDIVGTELKLKKELTGLNHWVRALVAAQSYLYSGSYQTIKIWDIRTLDCIHVLQTSGGSVYSIAVTNHHIVCGTYENLIHVWDIESKEQVRTLTGHVGTVYALAVISTPDQTKVFSASYDRSLRVWSMDNMICTQTLLRHQGSVTALAVSRGRLFSGAVDSTVKVWTC; encoded by the exons ATGAGCTCGGGCAAGGGCGCCCGCTACAACCGCTTCTCCGGGGGGCCGAGCAACCTTCCCACCCCAGACACCGCCGGG ACCAGGATGGAAACCACCTTCGGGCCCGCCTTTTCGGCTGTCACCACCATCACGAAAG CCGATGGGACCAGCACGTACAAACAGCATCGCAGGacgccctcctcctccagctccctggCCTACTCCCCGCGGGACGAGGAGGACAGCATG CCGCCCATCAGCACGCCTCGCCGCTCCGACTCGGCCATCTCTGTGCGCTCCCTGCACTCCGAGTCTAGCATGTCCCTCCGTTCCACGTTCTCGCtgccggaggaggaggaggaaccg GAGCCACTGGTGTTCGCCGAGCAGCCCTCGGTGAAGCTGTGCTGCCAGCTCTGCTGCAGCGTGTTCAAGGACCCTGTGATCACCACGTGTGGG CACACCTTCTGCCGAAGATGCGCCTTGAAGTCAG AGAAGTGCCCCGTGGACAACGCCAAGCTGACGGTGGTGGTGAACAACATCGCGGTGGCCGAGCAGATCGGCGAGCTCTTCATCCACTGCAGGCACGGCTGTCGGGCGGTGGGGGGCGGGAAGCCCTCCGTCTTCGAGGTGGACCCCCGAGGGTGCCCCTTCACCATCAAGCTCAGCGCTCGAAA GGACCACGAGGGCAGCTGTGACTACAGGCCCGTGCGCTGCCCCAACAACCCCAGCTGCCCGCCCCTCCTCAAGATGAACCTGGAGGCCCACCTCAAGGAGTGCGAGCACATCAAGTGTCCCCACTCCAAGTACGG GTGCACGTTCATCGGGAACCAGGACACATACGAGACGCACCTGGAGACGTGCCGCTTCGAGGGCCTGAAGGAGTTCCTGCAGCAGACAGACGACCGCTTCCACGAGATGCACGTGGCGCTGGCCCAGAAGGACCAGGAGATTGCCTTCCTGCGCTCCATGCTGGGCAAGCTCTCGGAGAAGATCGACCAGCTGGAAAAGAGCTTGGAGCTCAAGTTTG ACGTCCTGGACGAAAACCAGAGCAAGCTCAGTGAGGACCTCATGGAGTTCCGGAGGGACGCGTCCATGCTGAAC GACGAGCTGTCCCACATCAACGCGCGGCTGAACATGGGCATCCTTGGAT CGTATGACCCGCAGCAGATCTTCAAGTGCAAGGGGACGTTCGTGGGCCACCAGGGCCCCGTCTGGTGTCTCTGCGTCTACTCCATGGGGGACTTGCTCTTCAGCGGCTCCTCCGATAAGACCATCAAG GTGTGGGACACGTGTACCACCTACAAGTGCCAGAAGACGCTGGAGGGCCATGACGGCATTGTGCTGGCCCTCTGCATCCAGGG GTGCAAGCTCTACAGTGGCTCGGCCGACTGCACCATCATT GTATGGGACATCCAGAACCTACAGAAGGTGAACACAATCCGGGCCCACGACAACCCGGTGTGCACACTGGTGTCGTCACACAACATGCTCTTCAGCGGCTCCCTGAAGGCCATCAAG GTCTGGGACATCGTGGGCACTGAGCTGAAGCTGAAGAAGGAGCTCACCGGCCTCAACCACTGGGTGCGAGCCCTGGTGGCCGCCCAGAGCTACCTGTACAGTGGCTCCTACCAGACAATCAAG ATCTGGGACATCCGGACCCTCGACTGCATCCACGTTCTGCAGACGTCTGGCGGCAGCGTCTACTCCATCGCCGTGACCAATCACCACATTGTCTGCGGCACCTACGAGAACCTCATCCAC GTGTGGGACATCGAGTCTAAGGAGCAGGTGCGGACCCTGACAGGCCATGTTGGCACCGTGTACGCCCTGGCAGTCATCTCGACGCCAGACCAGACCAAGGTCTTCAGCGCGTCCTATGACCGGTCTCTCAGG gTCTGGAGTATGGACAACATGATCTGCACGCAGACACTGCTGCGTCACCAGGGCAGTGTGACTGCACTGGCCGTGTCCCGGGGCCGGCTCTTCTCCGGAGCCGTGGACAGCACTGTGAAG GTGTGGACTTGCTAA
- the TRAF7 gene encoding E3 ubiquitin-protein ligase TRAF7 isoform X3 gives METTFGPAFSAVTTITKADGTSTYKQHRRTPSSSSSLAYSPRDEEDSMPPISTPRRSDSAISVRSLHSESSMSLRSTFSLPEEEEEPEPLVFAEQPSVKLCCQLCCSVFKDPVITTCGHTFCRRCALKSEKCPVDNAKLTVVVNNIAVAEQIGELFIHCRHGCRAVGGGKPSVFEVDPRGCPFTIKLSARKDHEGSCDYRPVRCPNNPSCPPLLKMNLEAHLKECEHIKCPHSKYGCTFIGNQDTYETHLETCRFEGLKEFLQQTDDRFHEMHVALAQKDQEIAFLRSMLGKLSEKIDQLEKSLELKFDVLDENQSKLSEDLMEFRRDASMLNDELSHINARLNMGILGSYDPQQIFKCKGTFVGHQGPVWCLCVYSMGDLLFSGSSDKTIKVWDTCTTYKCQKTLEGHDGIVLALCIQGCKLYSGSADCTIIVWDIQNLQKVNTIRAHDNPVCTLVSSHNMLFSGSLKAIKVWDIVGTELKLKKELTGLNHWVRALVAAQSYLYSGSYQTIKIWDIRTLDCIHVLQTSGGSVYSIAVTNHHIVCGTYENLIHVWDIESKEQVRTLTGHVGTVYALAVISTPDQTKVFSASYDRSLRVWSMDNMICTQTLLRHQGSVTALAVSRGRLFSGAVDSTVKVWTC, from the exons ATGGAAACCACCTTCGGGCCCGCCTTTTCGGCTGTCACCACCATCACGAAAG CCGATGGGACCAGCACGTACAAACAGCATCGCAGGacgccctcctcctccagctccctggCCTACTCCCCGCGGGACGAGGAGGACAGCATG CCGCCCATCAGCACGCCTCGCCGCTCCGACTCGGCCATCTCTGTGCGCTCCCTGCACTCCGAGTCTAGCATGTCCCTCCGTTCCACGTTCTCGCtgccggaggaggaggaggaaccg GAGCCACTGGTGTTCGCCGAGCAGCCCTCGGTGAAGCTGTGCTGCCAGCTCTGCTGCAGCGTGTTCAAGGACCCTGTGATCACCACGTGTGGG CACACCTTCTGCCGAAGATGCGCCTTGAAGTCAG AGAAGTGCCCCGTGGACAACGCCAAGCTGACGGTGGTGGTGAACAACATCGCGGTGGCCGAGCAGATCGGCGAGCTCTTCATCCACTGCAGGCACGGCTGTCGGGCGGTGGGGGGCGGGAAGCCCTCCGTCTTCGAGGTGGACCCCCGAGGGTGCCCCTTCACCATCAAGCTCAGCGCTCGAAA GGACCACGAGGGCAGCTGTGACTACAGGCCCGTGCGCTGCCCCAACAACCCCAGCTGCCCGCCCCTCCTCAAGATGAACCTGGAGGCCCACCTCAAGGAGTGCGAGCACATCAAGTGTCCCCACTCCAAGTACGG GTGCACGTTCATCGGGAACCAGGACACATACGAGACGCACCTGGAGACGTGCCGCTTCGAGGGCCTGAAGGAGTTCCTGCAGCAGACAGACGACCGCTTCCACGAGATGCACGTGGCGCTGGCCCAGAAGGACCAGGAGATTGCCTTCCTGCGCTCCATGCTGGGCAAGCTCTCGGAGAAGATCGACCAGCTGGAAAAGAGCTTGGAGCTCAAGTTTG ACGTCCTGGACGAAAACCAGAGCAAGCTCAGTGAGGACCTCATGGAGTTCCGGAGGGACGCGTCCATGCTGAAC GACGAGCTGTCCCACATCAACGCGCGGCTGAACATGGGCATCCTTGGAT CGTATGACCCGCAGCAGATCTTCAAGTGCAAGGGGACGTTCGTGGGCCACCAGGGCCCCGTCTGGTGTCTCTGCGTCTACTCCATGGGGGACTTGCTCTTCAGCGGCTCCTCCGATAAGACCATCAAG GTGTGGGACACGTGTACCACCTACAAGTGCCAGAAGACGCTGGAGGGCCATGACGGCATTGTGCTGGCCCTCTGCATCCAGGG GTGCAAGCTCTACAGTGGCTCGGCCGACTGCACCATCATT GTATGGGACATCCAGAACCTACAGAAGGTGAACACAATCCGGGCCCACGACAACCCGGTGTGCACACTGGTGTCGTCACACAACATGCTCTTCAGCGGCTCCCTGAAGGCCATCAAG GTCTGGGACATCGTGGGCACTGAGCTGAAGCTGAAGAAGGAGCTCACCGGCCTCAACCACTGGGTGCGAGCCCTGGTGGCCGCCCAGAGCTACCTGTACAGTGGCTCCTACCAGACAATCAAG ATCTGGGACATCCGGACCCTCGACTGCATCCACGTTCTGCAGACGTCTGGCGGCAGCGTCTACTCCATCGCCGTGACCAATCACCACATTGTCTGCGGCACCTACGAGAACCTCATCCAC GTGTGGGACATCGAGTCTAAGGAGCAGGTGCGGACCCTGACAGGCCATGTTGGCACCGTGTACGCCCTGGCAGTCATCTCGACGCCAGACCAGACCAAGGTCTTCAGCGCGTCCTATGACCGGTCTCTCAGG gTCTGGAGTATGGACAACATGATCTGCACGCAGACACTGCTGCGTCACCAGGGCAGTGTGACTGCACTGGCCGTGTCCCGGGGCCGGCTCTTCTCCGGAGCCGTGGACAGCACTGTGAAG GTGTGGACTTGCTAA
- the TRAF7 gene encoding E3 ubiquitin-protein ligase TRAF7 isoform X4 encodes MSLRSTFSLPEEEEEPEPLVFAEQPSVKLCCQLCCSVFKDPVITTCGHTFCRRCALKSEKCPVDNAKLTVVVNNIAVAEQIGELFIHCRHGCRAVGGGKPSVFEVDPRGCPFTIKLSARKDHEGSCDYRPVRCPNNPSCPPLLKMNLEAHLKECEHIKCPHSKYGCTFIGNQDTYETHLETCRFEGLKEFLQQTDDRFHEMHVALAQKDQEIAFLRSMLGKLSEKIDQLEKSLELKFDVLDENQSKLSEDLMEFRRDASMLNDELSHINARLNMGILGSYDPQQIFKCKGTFVGHQGPVWCLCVYSMGDLLFSGSSDKTIKVWDTCTTYKCQKTLEGHDGIVLALCIQGCKLYSGSADCTIIVWDIQNLQKVNTIRAHDNPVCTLVSSHNMLFSGSLKAIKVWDIVGTELKLKKELTGLNHWVRALVAAQSYLYSGSYQTIKIWDIRTLDCIHVLQTSGGSVYSIAVTNHHIVCGTYENLIHVWDIESKEQVRTLTGHVGTVYALAVISTPDQTKVFSASYDRSLRVWSMDNMICTQTLLRHQGSVTALAVSRGRLFSGAVDSTVKVWTC; translated from the exons ATGTCCCTCCGTTCCACGTTCTCGCtgccggaggaggaggaggaaccg GAGCCACTGGTGTTCGCCGAGCAGCCCTCGGTGAAGCTGTGCTGCCAGCTCTGCTGCAGCGTGTTCAAGGACCCTGTGATCACCACGTGTGGG CACACCTTCTGCCGAAGATGCGCCTTGAAGTCAG AGAAGTGCCCCGTGGACAACGCCAAGCTGACGGTGGTGGTGAACAACATCGCGGTGGCCGAGCAGATCGGCGAGCTCTTCATCCACTGCAGGCACGGCTGTCGGGCGGTGGGGGGCGGGAAGCCCTCCGTCTTCGAGGTGGACCCCCGAGGGTGCCCCTTCACCATCAAGCTCAGCGCTCGAAA GGACCACGAGGGCAGCTGTGACTACAGGCCCGTGCGCTGCCCCAACAACCCCAGCTGCCCGCCCCTCCTCAAGATGAACCTGGAGGCCCACCTCAAGGAGTGCGAGCACATCAAGTGTCCCCACTCCAAGTACGG GTGCACGTTCATCGGGAACCAGGACACATACGAGACGCACCTGGAGACGTGCCGCTTCGAGGGCCTGAAGGAGTTCCTGCAGCAGACAGACGACCGCTTCCACGAGATGCACGTGGCGCTGGCCCAGAAGGACCAGGAGATTGCCTTCCTGCGCTCCATGCTGGGCAAGCTCTCGGAGAAGATCGACCAGCTGGAAAAGAGCTTGGAGCTCAAGTTTG ACGTCCTGGACGAAAACCAGAGCAAGCTCAGTGAGGACCTCATGGAGTTCCGGAGGGACGCGTCCATGCTGAAC GACGAGCTGTCCCACATCAACGCGCGGCTGAACATGGGCATCCTTGGAT CGTATGACCCGCAGCAGATCTTCAAGTGCAAGGGGACGTTCGTGGGCCACCAGGGCCCCGTCTGGTGTCTCTGCGTCTACTCCATGGGGGACTTGCTCTTCAGCGGCTCCTCCGATAAGACCATCAAG GTGTGGGACACGTGTACCACCTACAAGTGCCAGAAGACGCTGGAGGGCCATGACGGCATTGTGCTGGCCCTCTGCATCCAGGG GTGCAAGCTCTACAGTGGCTCGGCCGACTGCACCATCATT GTATGGGACATCCAGAACCTACAGAAGGTGAACACAATCCGGGCCCACGACAACCCGGTGTGCACACTGGTGTCGTCACACAACATGCTCTTCAGCGGCTCCCTGAAGGCCATCAAG GTCTGGGACATCGTGGGCACTGAGCTGAAGCTGAAGAAGGAGCTCACCGGCCTCAACCACTGGGTGCGAGCCCTGGTGGCCGCCCAGAGCTACCTGTACAGTGGCTCCTACCAGACAATCAAG ATCTGGGACATCCGGACCCTCGACTGCATCCACGTTCTGCAGACGTCTGGCGGCAGCGTCTACTCCATCGCCGTGACCAATCACCACATTGTCTGCGGCACCTACGAGAACCTCATCCAC GTGTGGGACATCGAGTCTAAGGAGCAGGTGCGGACCCTGACAGGCCATGTTGGCACCGTGTACGCCCTGGCAGTCATCTCGACGCCAGACCAGACCAAGGTCTTCAGCGCGTCCTATGACCGGTCTCTCAGG gTCTGGAGTATGGACAACATGATCTGCACGCAGACACTGCTGCGTCACCAGGGCAGTGTGACTGCACTGGCCGTGTCCCGGGGCCGGCTCTTCTCCGGAGCCGTGGACAGCACTGTGAAG GTGTGGACTTGCTAA